The sequence below is a genomic window from Hymenobacter oligotrophus.
GGGAAATATACGACGCCCAGGCGGCCATGATTACCCAGTTTTCCAGCGGCGTGACCGAGCTGCGCACCCGTGCCCTCACGCCCGCGCAGATCACCGAGGCCTCCGCCATGTACCAGGTGCTGCTGCAGGAAAACGTGTCGCTCATCACCGAGCTGGCCACCATCATGACCACCAACCGGGCCCAGATGACGGACGCCCAGCGCCTGAAGTTCATCAACCGGATTGCCGACCGGATGCAGCAGCAGCAGCACCTGATGACCTACTACACCAATAAATGCCGGGCCGTGGCCTACCAGCAGCAGCAAGCCCGGCAGGACCGGGCCTCGGTACTGGCCCTCATTGGGGCCGAAAACGCCCCCCGCTAGCGCCCCGCATCCTTTTCCCCACCGCATTTCCCGCTTGCCATGGACATGAACTCAATCACCATGCAGATGCTTCAGATGGAGCAGATGCTGGGCCGGCTCTACGACTCAATGCTGCCGCTGGTCGCGCAGTTCGTTACCCTGGGCCGGGCTGTGGGGGGTATTGCCGCCCTGATTTTCATCAGCTCCCGGGTGTGGGGCCACATTGCCCGGGCCGAGCCCATCGACCTGTACCCGCTGCTGCGCCCCTTCCTTATTGGCCTGGCCATCCTGCTGTTTCCGCAGCTGCTCGGCGGCCTGCGCGGCATCACGGGCGCGCTGGCTACCAGCACCGATTCGGTGCGCACCGACCAGACCGCCCGCATCGACCAGCTGCAGCAGCAAAAAAAAGCCTTGCTGGCCCGCCAGCCCGGCAACGAGTACTTCGCCACGGACGAGGCCTACGAGAAGCGGCTGGAGGAGCTGGGCGGGGCCACGGGCATGAGCAACCTGGGCCAGCAGGCCGCGCTGGGCTTCGACAAACTTAAGTACGAGGTCAAACAGGACTTTCGGGAATGGATGAAGAACACCCTGGAGCTCTTTCATATTGCTGCCCGCCTGCTTGTCAACGTGCTGGCCACCTTCCTGCTCATTGTGCTGTCGGTGTTAGGTCCGCTGACCTTCGGCATTGCCATTTTCCCGGGCTTTACCGGCTCCATTGCCAAGTGGCTGGGCCAGTTCGTCACCATCAGCCTGTGGGTACCGGTGGCCAACATCTTCGGGGCCATCATGGGCCAGTTTCAGGTGATGATGCTGGAAGCTGACATCGGCCGCCTCAACACCGGCGCCGGCGTCGACTCCGCCGATTTCGGCTACTTGGTTTTTCTCTGCATTGCTATTGCTGGCTACCTGGTCATTCCCTTCATCACGGATATGATGCTGGCCGCCTCGGGCGTGAGCGGCGTGGCCCGCGCCATGCAGGGGGCGCTGGTGGGCACCGCCGCCACGGCGGGCGCCGCGGCTGGTACGGCCACTCGCCTGGGCACGGCCCCGGCTGCCGTAGCGGCCGCCACGGGGCCAGCGGCCACCGACAACCGGTCCTGGGGTGAGCAGTTGGGCCACCGCGCCGGCACGGCCCTTCGGGAGCGGGTCTTTGGCCGCCGCTCCGCTTAAGCTCAGGCTACTCCATCTCCCACTAGCCCTTCCTAGCCATGTTCGCATCCCTGAAAACCATTGATTCCGCTTTCCAGCAGGTTAAGACCCTGGCCCTGCTCTTCATTGTGGCGGTGCTGGTGCTGGCCGGCACCATCGCCTACTTCGCGTTTCAGACCACCACCGCGGCCGCCAACCGCATCTACGTGCTGGAAGGCGGGCAACTGCTCACGGCCGGCGCCCGAGATGCGCGGGCCAACCGACCGGTGGAGGCCCGCACCCACGTCACGCGCTTCCACGAGCTGTTTTTCACCCTGGACCCCGACCAGAAGGCCATCGACAGCAACGTGAACAAGGCGCTGTACCTGGCCGACAACTCCGCGAAGCGGCAGTACGAGAACTTCAAGGAGAAGGGCTTCTACAACGACCTGATTGCCGCCAACATCAGCCTGGGAATGAGCGTGGACAGCGTGGTGATAACCAACTCGCGCCCGTTGGTAGCACGGTGCTACGGCCACCAGCGCGTCATCCGGGCCACCTCGGTGACCACCCGCAACTTCCTTTCGGAATGCTCGCTGCGCGACGTGACGCGCTCGGAGAACAACCCGCACGGCTTCCTGATGGAGAACTGGCGGGTTCTGCGCAACGAAGACCTCAGCACCCAGCCCCGCTAAGCCCCACCCGATGGAAACCAAACCGCACGACGCGCAATTTCTGCGCACCCGCAAGATGGCCACCTTCCTGCCGGTGGTGGTCGTCCCCTTCCTGGCTGTCATGTTCTACCTGGGCGGCGGGGGCCAGGGCGCGCCCGCCGAAGCCCAGAGCGTGCCGTCCGGCTTCAATACCTCCCTGCCCACGGCCGAGAAGGGCTCCATTACGGCCAGCAAGCTCGAAGCCTACGCCAGCCCGGTGGATACCCTGCGCAACCGGGGTCTGGTCGATGCCCGCCTCGATACGGCGGCCGGCTCGGGCCTGTCGTATTCGATTGGCGCCGACGGCAAGCCCGGCCCCAATGGGTCGGTAGATAAATCCGTGGTGGAAGCCCAGCAGCAGCTCATTGCCGCCCAGCAGGCCCAACTGAACGGCGGAACCACGCCCGGCACGGCGGTGGCCCCAACGACAGCGGCGCCTGGGTCACTCACTCCTCAGGAGCAGCTGGAACTGATGCGCAGCCAGCACGAACGGGAGCTGGCCGAGAAGGACGCCCAACTGCAGATGGCCCAGCTGCTGGCCCAAAGCAACAGCGGCGGGGGAGGGGTAGCCCGCCCGGCCGCGCCGACGGCAGCCAAGCCCAAGAAAAAAGCCCGCACCCGGGCCAAGGTGGTCGATGACGACGCCGTCGTTTCCCGGCTGGGCTCGAACGGCGCGGGCAGACGACGCACGGCCTCGTTCACGGGTCTGTATGACGGTCGGGCGGCCACGGAGGACGCCAACACCCTGCCGGCCGTTATTCACGAATCGCAGGAAGTCGTCAGCGGCTCGCTGGTGAAAATGCGCCTGACGGAGTCGGCCGTGGTCAACGGCCGCGCCCTGCCGGCCAACACCTTCATCTACGGCAAGTGCAGCCTGGCTGGGGAGCGGCTGAACATCAGCATCGAAACGCTGAAAACCGGCAATCGGGTCTTCCCGGTGGCCCTCGAAGTCTACGACGTGGACGGTTTGGAAGGCCTGCACATTCCGGGCGCTATTACCCGGGACGCAGCCAAACAGGCCGGCGCCGATGGCCTGAACGCCGCCGACGCCATGACCATGAGCGCCGACCCCACGCTGGCCGCGGCCGGCGTTGCGGTTACCGCTGTCAAGGGCCTCGGTCAGAAGAAAATCCGCCTGGTCAAAGTACGCCTGAAAGCTGGCTATCAGGTCATGTTGAAGATTGATAAATAAGCCACGCTATGCGAATCGTCCTTGCCCTCTGCACCCTGCCCCTCAGCCTGGCCGCAATGCCTGCCCAGGCCCAATCCACGACGCTGGCCAGCACCCGACCCATCGCCCCGGCCGCCGCGGCAAAGCTGTCGACCTATCCGCTGTATGTTTCGGACCAGAAAACGACTCACCTGGTCTTTCCCTCCCCGGTCACCTATGTCGATTTGGGCAGCGCCGGGCTGATTGCGGCCAAGGCCACAGGCTCCGAAAACATCGTGCGGGTCAAGGCTGCCGGCAGCGGCTTCAGCGAAACCAACATGACCGTGCTGACGGCCAGCGGCAAGCTTTACTCCTTCGTGGTGGGCTACCAGCGCAACCCGCGCCAGCTGGGCCTGGACCTGGGCCCGCCCAACGCGGGCCCGGCCAAGCTGCCCGTGCTCCCGCTCTACGTCTCGGACCAGAAAACCACGCACCTCGTGTTTCCCTACCCAGTCACCTACGTGGACCTGGGTAACTCGGGCATTCTGGCCGCCAAAGCCACGGGTGCCGACAACATCGTGCGCGTGAAGGCCGCCAGCAACCGCCTGACCGAAACCAACATGACCGTGCTTACCTCCGGGGGCAAGCTGTACATGTTCGTCGTCAACTACCAGCACGACCCCAAGGTGCTGAGCCTGGATTTGAGTACGCCGGCCAACTCCACCGCGCAGGCCGGCAGCGGCAGCGAGGCCATCCTGTCGAACACACCCATTCCGCAGGGCAACCTGGATGCATATTCCCAGCAGGCGCTGGCGCGCGGCGGCTCGGCGGCCAGCGACACGAAAAACCAGTTCAGCGTGCGCGCGGGCAGCGTGGGCTACCAGCAGGAAACCTTATTTTTCCCGCTGCACCTGCGCAACCGCTCCAACGTGACGTATGACGTGGATTTCGTCAAGTTTTACATCCAGGATAAAAAGGTGGCCAAGCGCACGGCTGAGCAAGCCATTGAGCTGACGCCCACCTACGTCTACAATGGCAACCTGAAAAAGATTGAAGCGGCCGGCAAGTTGCAGCAGGTGTTTGTGTTCAAGAAGTTCACCATACCCGACCAGAAAAACCTGGTTGTCGAGGTGTACGAGAAGGGAGGCGGGCGCAATATCAAGCTCAAGCTTTCCAACAGCGACCTACTCCGGGCCCGCGGCTTCCGTTAGCCCCTAATTAACACCCTGCATCTTGCTACGTAGCAGCTGAAATGCACCAAATCAGCGCCAGCTTGTTTACCCGGTAGAAGAAGGCAGGGCAAGCGACCAGCTCACTACTCACTCCAACCCCTACTGTTATGCGTATTCTGCTGCTTATCGCGCTGGTTATCTTTCTCTATTCATCCTGGGCACCGAGTTGGGGGGCTCAGGTGGCCACCTGGGGTCTGTTGCTCTATTTCGGCTACAAGTTCTTCCGTCTTTCCAGTTCCGTCATGCACCGGGCTTCCCGCAGCCCTCAGGACCGCTACGACCCACACAACCATTAGCAGCTTCACCCCGTGTGGCACTTCGCAAACACCCTCCCGTTGCCTTTAACAAGGTAGCAGGAGGGTGTTTCGGTTTTCTGCATAGTACTACCTGAGTCTGCTACTCACCGGAACACAACGCGTATTTTGTAATGTTTTGCAGTGAAAAAACTTTACAATTGGCGTATCTTTACCGGACGTAGCAAATGGAAAAAGCGACCAAATCCACAACCGCCCGCCAAAAAATACTCAACCGCCTGCAAAAGCTGGAGCCGGGCGCCCTCGTGCGCTACCAGGACTTTGCCAGCCTGGGCATCGCGCCGGGCACGGTGGCCGTGAACCTGAGCCGCCTGCGCCAGGAAGGGCTAGTGCAGCAGGTCACCAAAGGCACGTACCGGCTGCCGCTGCAAAGCCGGTTCGGCCCGGTCCCGGTTTCCGAGCAGCAGGTGCTGCAGGTGCTGCTGCAAACGCCCAGCAAGAAGCTGCGGGGCTACCCCACCGGCGTAGCGGCCTTCAACCGCCTGGGCCTGACTACGCAGGTGCCCCAGGAAATTCAGATTGCTACCTCCCGGCCGGGGCGGCCGAAGAAAGTCGGCAACGTGCGCGTGCGCTTCGTGCGCAGCCGGGCCGATGTAAAGCCAGAGGAGGTAAAGCTGTGTCAGCTGCTCGATGCTCTGCGGCAGATTAAGCGCCTGCCCGACACATCGCCGGCCGCGGCCCTGTTGCGCCTGCGCGAGCAGATAAAACAACTACCGCCGAATGAGCAGGCCGCTCTGGTTCGCCTGGCGCAGGACTACAACCCAGCCACGCGCGCCCTACTAGGGGCCCTGCTGGAAGGGCTGGGTGAAGCCAAGCTAGCTACCAAGCTGAAAGCCAGCTTAAATCCCTTATCCACTTATAAGCTTGGTTTGTCCGAGCAAGCCTTACCCAACCGCGCGCAATGGCAAATCCGATGACCCTGCACACCCATGAGCAGGACTTTCGCAACCTGATTACCATCACCGCGGCGGCCCGGGCGATGCGGCAAAGCTTTATCGAGAAAGACTACTGGGTCACCTGGGTGCTGCGCAACCTGGCCGACTCGGCCGTGGCCGACCACGTCGTGTTCAAGGGCGGCACCTCGCTTTCCAAGGGCTACGGGCTCATCGAGCGGTTTTCGGAAGATGTGGACCTGGCCGTCATCCTGCAGGAGCAGCAAAGCGACGGCGCGCTGAAACGGCTCATCCGCGACATCCATAAAATCGCCGCCGGCGACCTGCCCGAAGTAGACGTGCCAGGCTCCACCAGCAAGCGCGGCCACAACCGGCTGGTGTACCACCAGTACCCGCACCTGTTCACCGACCCGGTGCCGACGGCTACCGAGCACATTCTGCTGGAAATAACGGCCTTCGGAGAACCCGAGCCCCACAGCAAGCGCCCGTTGATTTCTTACCTGGGGCAGTACCTGCTCGACTACGGGCAGCCGGAAGCCGTGCAGGAGTACGGCCTGGCAGCCTTCGATTTCAACGTGCTGAGTCTCGCGCGCACGTTTGCCGAGAAAATCATGGCCCTGGTGCGCGCCTCCTACGAAGAAGACCCGCTCGCGGCCACGGGCCGCAAGGTGCGCCACCTCTACGACCTGCACCAGCTGGCCAGCCAGCCTGAGGTGGCCGCCCTGCTGGCTAGCCCCGGCCTGGCTCAGCAGCTCGCGGCCGTGCAGCGCGACGATGCGCGGGCAGGCGTCATCGGCCCGACGCGAGAATGGAAAACCAAGCCCCTGACCGCCTGCTGGGCCTACGCCGAGGAAGCGGCAAACTTGCGTCAGCTCCAGCAGCCTTATGAGCAGGAATTACCAAGTCTGCTGCACAGCCCACTTCCCGCGTTTGACCAGGTGCTGCACATCATGCAGCGCATCGTGCAGCAGTTACGGGCCTACGATGGATTATGAACAACATGAGTTTATGACCTAGCCCGCCGAAATAATCATGTATTTCCCTACTCTGCCTAGTCTTTCGCCCCTCGATTGATGATGGGCAAAACCTGGTACAGCATCTCCTTGGGTATACCCAGCATATCGCGCTTTTCGGCGTAGTTCTCCAGGAACAGGGCAAAAGGGTGAATGCTTTGCATCTGCCGCTGTTCGTCCTCCGCCTCGCTGATACCGGTCCACGCCGGGGCCTGTAGATAAGCCAAGTACTCCTCCAGCACGTCCTCAAATACCATGCGGCCGTCCCGAAAATCTTCGTGGTAGGCCAGCAACGTGTCCACGTCGACAATAATCAGCGGACGGACGTTGTGCACCGGCAGCCCCTGCTGCTCCAGCTTTGCCAGCTCTTCCTGGAACCAGTCGTTGACGACCACGTTCAGGCCGGGCTGGTTATAGAGTCGGTCGTGCACCACCAGCACCGGGTAGATTATCAGTTCTGCCGGGTCGAAACTAGTATCGAAGGGCAGTTTTTGGCAAAGCAGTCGTTTTACGTTGTTAGCCAACTGCCTTGCCGCTTTGGGGTGGCCCTTATCATCTTCATAGAACTTCTTCTTTACCTCGTTCAGGTAAGTGGCAAAGTCGTGGCCGGCCTTGGCAACCTTATTCACCCACACGTCTTTCGACTCAAACAGCACGGCCCGGTTGTCGTGGCGGAAATAGTAGTCGGGCTCGGACTGCCCTTTTAATTGCCATCCCTCGAAGATGGCCCGGCCGCTCAGGGCCAACCCTCGACCCTGAAAGATGGCATCGAGCAGCAGATACATGAGGTACTGTTCGGAGAACAAGTCGCAGTACACCGAGCGCCAGTCAGACTCCCGTTGGCTTTTCGGCAAAGACCGGTTGACCGAGTTAAACTGAAAGAATAGCCCTTTGTGCATGGCTTCCACCACCAACACCGGATAGGCCAGCACAAAAGTGCCTGGCGTTTCTTCTACCAGCGGCGTGGCTCGCAGACTGGTGAAGTCGGCCTTGTCCAAGATCTGGCCTTCGCGAAGCGCAAAGTGGCGCAGGAAGGCCCGGTCAGTTTCAAAGTCTGGTTGAGTATCAGGTATCTCCACGGAGATGCGGCCCGGGTTGTTCGCCTGCATAACGGGCTTAGTCACGCCACTGAGCCGGCGGAAATACTCGGGCCAGTCCCGGCAGCCGAAGCGTTGCAAAAATCCTTGCAACAAAGGGGCAAAACGAGCCTCTGCCTCTAAAAACTCAAACAGCCGGACTGACTTAATGAGTTGCAGGACGGCGACATGAAGCAGGCGTAGATTAACCAACTCAAAGTCCGAGAACGTTAGCGCCAGAGTCATTGCGGCGAGCGGCTGCGTCGGAAGCAGTACCTTCGCTGCGGCCGAAGCCTGGTCCTGCTCCGCGATATAAGGGCCGTTCAGCACCAGGCACGCTTTGAACAAGCTCTGCTCCAATTCAGCCTCCGACTTGGTATCAGGATCATCCGGCAATTCAAAGCAGTAATTGTAAAGCTGCAGGACCGTTTTGGGGTGCAGAAAGCTTAACCGGCTATGACCTTGCTTTTGGAGCACCTTCGCCCGGTCAAACACCTCGTCGGCAAACCGCTGGTTATGGGCGCCAAAGAACTGCTGCATGTCCGAGATATGATTCCGCGTGGGAGCCGGCACTTGGCTGAGGTAGCCCAGCAGATGCGACACGCATTGCAGGCGCCGTAGTCGGCTGATGCCCGATAGGTATTCCTCAACAGGCAGGATGGGCTCGGAAAAAAGGTAGGTAAAATCGACAAGTAACCCTCTAGTCATAAGCAGAGCAGGAGCGGAAAAGCTTAGGGAATGGCTCCTGCGCTGATGAACACAGAAAAAAGGTCCGGCGTTAATGACGCGGACTATTTTTCTATGTTCATCCTTCGCTTGCTCACCTACTCGTCACTAAATCAGTGAATCCAGGCTGCGCCGGGCGTGCGAGGCCGGCCCCAGCTTCTGGAACTCGGTCGGGGTGAGGCCTGTCACCTGCCGGAACTGCCGCGAGAGGTGGGCCGGGCTGCTGTAGCCCAGCTGCTGGGCCACTTCGGCCATGCTCAGCTCGCCGTAGCCGATGAGCTCCTTGGCCCGCTCCACCTTCTGGCGGATGATGAACTTCTCAATGGTGAGGCCCTCGGAAGCGGAGAACAAATGGGAAAGATAGTGGTAGTCCTTGCCCAGGTGCTCGACCAGGTAGGCGGAGTAGTTGAGCAGGCGCGGGCCGGGCGGTGGGTAGTGAATCAGGGCTACCAGCAGCGTCTTGATGCGGTCCACGAGTTGGGCGCGGGGGTCTTCCAACAGCTCAAAGCCGGCCTCCTGCAGGCTGGTGCGAATAGCGGCGTAGTCAGGAGCCGCATTGTCGGGCGTCGATATGTCGGCCTCGCCCAGGGCCACGCGGTGCACCTGCAGGCCCAGCGCGGCCAGCTCCTCGCCCACCACCCGGATACACTGCGGGCACACCATGTTCTTTATCAGCAGCCGGTGCGCGGCGGGCGGCGGCAGCACGTGGGCCACGCTAATGTCGGCTTTCATAGGATGCGCAATCATTTCACCACCAGATTGCCCCGCAGCATGCCCATGCCGCAGGTAAACGTGAAGGTGCCCGCCTGCTGGGGCAGCAGCTCCACCAGCGTGGTTTTGAACGCCGGCAAGTCGCGGCGCACGTTGAAATCGGGCATCAGCAGCTCCTCCGAGCAGCTGTTTTCCTCGTCGCGGTAAAAGCTCAGCTGCACGGGCTTGCCGCGCTCCACCTCAATGACGTCGGGCGAGTAGCCGCCTTTCACCGTGATGGCCACCTCCTGCACGCCGCCCGACATGGACACGGCGCTGGCCGTTTGCCGGGCCGAGAAGAAGAAGTACCAAATGACGAAAGCGGCCAGGCCGACGCCGGCAATGGTGACAATAAAAGCCGTCGTATCCATAAGGAGCAGGAATTAATGAGCCGCAAACGCCCGCAGGCGCAGCGAGTTGGTCAGCACCGACACCGAGCTAAGGGCCATGGCGCCGGCGGCCAGCATGGGCGAGAGCAGGATGCCAAAGAAGGGGTAGAGCAGCCCGGCCGCGATGGGAATACCCAGCGTGTTGTAGATGAAGGCGAAAAACAGGTTCTGCTTGATGGTGCGGATGGTTTGCCGGCTCAGCTCGATGGCCGTGACCACCCCGCGCAGGTCGGAGCGCATGAGCGTAATACCGGCGGCTTCCATGGCCACATCGGTGCCCGAGCCGATGGCCAGGCCGATGTCGGCCTGGGCCAGGGCCGGCGCGTCGTTGATGCCGTCGCCCACCATGGCCACGGTGCGACCCTCACCCTGCAGCTGCTTCACCTTGCCGGCCTTGTCCTGGGGCAGCACCTCAGCGAAGTAGCGCGCAACGCCCACCTGGCCGGCTACCTGTGCGGCTGTCTGCGGGTTGTCGCCGGTCATCATCACCACCTCGATGCCCAGGGCCTGCAGCTGCTTGATGGCGGCGGCCGAGGAGTCGCGCACGGTGTCAGCCACGCCGATGAGGCCCACGGCCTGCCCGGCCACGGCCACGTAGAGCACCGTTTTGGCCTGGGCCAGCAACTGCTCGGCCTGGGCGGTCAGGGCAGGAGAGAGGACAACGCCTTCGTCGGTGAGCAGGCGGCGGTTGCCGATGAGCACGGCCTGCCCCTCCACGGCGGCGGCGGCGCCTTTGCCCTCCACGGCCCGGAAGTCCGCAGCCGCCCCGGTGCCCGCGCCCTGGGCGTCGGCGTAGCGCACCACGGCTTCGGCCAGCGGGTGCTCACTCTGCCGCTCCACGGCGGCCACCAGCTGCAGCAGGCGCGCCGCATCCTGGCCCGGGGCCACGAAGTCGGTCACGGCCGGTTCGCCGCGGGTGATGGTGCCGGTTTTGTCGAGCAGCACGGTGTTCACCTGATAGGCT
It includes:
- a CDS encoding type IV toxin-antitoxin system AbiEi family antitoxin domain-containing protein translates to MEKATKSTTARQKILNRLQKLEPGALVRYQDFASLGIAPGTVAVNLSRLRQEGLVQQVTKGTYRLPLQSRFGPVPVSEQQVLQVLLQTPSKKLRGYPTGVAAFNRLGLTTQVPQEIQIATSRPGRPKKVGNVRVRFVRSRADVKPEEVKLCQLLDALRQIKRLPDTSPAAALLRLREQIKQLPPNEQAALVRLAQDYNPATRALLGALLEGLGEAKLATKLKASLNPLSTYKLGLSEQALPNRAQWQIR
- the traK gene encoding conjugative transposon protein TraK, which encodes MFASLKTIDSAFQQVKTLALLFIVAVLVLAGTIAYFAFQTTTAAANRIYVLEGGQLLTAGARDARANRPVEARTHVTRFHELFFTLDPDQKAIDSNVNKALYLADNSAKRQYENFKEKGFYNDLIAANISLGMSVDSVVITNSRPLVARCYGHQRVIRATSVTTRNFLSECSLRDVTRSENNPHGFLMENWRVLRNEDLSTQPR
- a CDS encoding cupredoxin domain-containing protein, giving the protein MDTTAFIVTIAGVGLAAFVIWYFFFSARQTASAVSMSGGVQEVAITVKGGYSPDVIEVERGKPVQLSFYRDEENSCSEELLMPDFNVRRDLPAFKTTLVELLPQQAGTFTFTCGMGMLRGNLVVK
- a CDS encoding nucleotidyl transferase AbiEii/AbiGii toxin family protein, yielding MANPMTLHTHEQDFRNLITITAAARAMRQSFIEKDYWVTWVLRNLADSAVADHVVFKGGTSLSKGYGLIERFSEDVDLAVILQEQQSDGALKRLIRDIHKIAAGDLPEVDVPGSTSKRGHNRLVYHQYPHLFTDPVPTATEHILLEITAFGEPEPHSKRPLISYLGQYLLDYGQPEAVQEYGLAAFDFNVLSLARTFAEKIMALVRASYEEDPLAATGRKVRHLYDLHQLASQPEVAALLASPGLAQQLAAVQRDDARAGVIGPTREWKTKPLTACWAYAEEAANLRQLQQPYEQELPSLLHSPLPAFDQVLHIMQRIVQQLRAYDGL
- the traN gene encoding conjugative transposon protein TraN yields the protein MRIVLALCTLPLSLAAMPAQAQSTTLASTRPIAPAAAAKLSTYPLYVSDQKTTHLVFPSPVTYVDLGSAGLIAAKATGSENIVRVKAAGSGFSETNMTVLTASGKLYSFVVGYQRNPRQLGLDLGPPNAGPAKLPVLPLYVSDQKTTHLVFPYPVTYVDLGNSGILAAKATGADNIVRVKAASNRLTETNMTVLTSGGKLYMFVVNYQHDPKVLSLDLSTPANSTAQAGSGSEAILSNTPIPQGNLDAYSQQALARGGSAASDTKNQFSVRAGSVGYQQETLFFPLHLRNRSNVTYDVDFVKFYIQDKKVAKRTAEQAIELTPTYVYNGNLKKIEAAGKLQQVFVFKKFTIPDQKNLVVEVYEKGGGRNIKLKLSNSDLLRARGFR
- a CDS encoding helix-turn-helix domain-containing protein, with amino-acid sequence MKADISVAHVLPPPAAHRLLIKNMVCPQCIRVVGEELAALGLQVHRVALGEADISTPDNAAPDYAAIRTSLQEAGFELLEDPRAQLVDRIKTLLVALIHYPPPGPRLLNYSAYLVEHLGKDYHYLSHLFSASEGLTIEKFIIRQKVERAKELIGYGELSMAEVAQQLGYSSPAHLSRQFRQVTGLTPTEFQKLGPASHARRSLDSLI
- the traM gene encoding conjugative transposon protein TraM, translated to METKPHDAQFLRTRKMATFLPVVVVPFLAVMFYLGGGGQGAPAEAQSVPSGFNTSLPTAEKGSITASKLEAYASPVDTLRNRGLVDARLDTAAGSGLSYSIGADGKPGPNGSVDKSVVEAQQQLIAAQQAQLNGGTTPGTAVAPTTAAPGSLTPQEQLELMRSQHERELAEKDAQLQMAQLLAQSNSGGGGVARPAAPTAAKPKKKARTRAKVVDDDAVVSRLGSNGAGRRRTASFTGLYDGRAATEDANTLPAVIHESQEVVSGSLVKMRLTESAVVNGRALPANTFIYGKCSLAGERLNISIETLKTGNRVFPVALEVYDVDGLEGLHIPGAITRDAAKQAGADGLNAADAMTMSADPTLAAAGVAVTAVKGLGQKKIRLVKVRLKAGYQVMLKIDK